From the uncultured Trichococcus sp. genome, one window contains:
- a CDS encoding endonuclease/exonuclease/phosphatase family protein, producing MKLLTLNTYSWVQTADPSLFAPLVADILENQYDAIALQEVNQLSSGPVINNPEGYHATQNEIPIKSDNFAYFLVKALAEKGLSYHWSWVPCHQGYFRFDEGVAILSKAPIQSVEQVQLSVVNDFESIHTRRALVLETEAAAFVSVHLSWWKEEEENPFLREWTSVEAAVKKLRGTKPIFVMGDVNNPADVRNEGYDLITNAGWQDAYAVAATRIGSATVPPAIDGWEGNEVPLRIDYIFSDQPQAVETYEVKFDGKKLPCVSDHYGVAVTYV from the coding sequence ATGAAACTACTGACTTTGAATACGTACAGCTGGGTCCAAACAGCAGACCCTAGCCTGTTTGCCCCGCTTGTTGCCGACATTCTGGAAAACCAATATGACGCCATCGCCCTGCAGGAAGTGAATCAGCTTTCTTCCGGCCCGGTCATTAACAATCCGGAAGGCTATCACGCGACTCAGAATGAAATCCCGATCAAATCGGATAACTTCGCCTACTTCTTGGTGAAGGCTCTGGCGGAGAAAGGACTTTCCTACCATTGGTCCTGGGTGCCTTGCCACCAAGGCTACTTCCGTTTCGATGAAGGGGTCGCCATCCTCAGCAAAGCGCCTATTCAGTCAGTCGAACAGGTCCAACTTTCTGTAGTCAATGATTTCGAAAGCATCCACACCCGCCGCGCTTTGGTCCTCGAGACCGAAGCAGCCGCTTTCGTCTCCGTCCACTTGTCCTGGTGGAAAGAGGAAGAAGAAAATCCATTCCTGCGCGAGTGGACTTCAGTTGAGGCGGCCGTCAAAAAGCTGCGCGGCACCAAGCCCATCTTCGTGATGGGTGACGTCAACAACCCGGCCGATGTCCGCAACGAAGGCTACGACCTGATCACGAACGCCGGCTGGCAGGATGCCTACGCCGTTGCTGCAACGCGTATCGGATCTGCGACTGTTCCGCCGGCGATCGACGGCTGGGAAGGAAACGAAGTGCCGCTGCGCATCGACTACATCTTCTCGGACCAACCACAAGCGGTCGAAACCTATGAAGTCAAGTTTGATGGGAAGAAGTTGCCTTGCGTGTCCGATCATTATGGAGTTGCGGTAACGTATGTGTGA